From [Chlorobium] sp. 445, the proteins below share one genomic window:
- the pdxA gene encoding 4-hydroxythreonine-4-phosphate dehydrogenase PdxA, translating to MRILWTQGDTNGIGSELILKAFEALRQSEHQFVVVGSYCMMKYYAKHLGYNVPMLEIETLQEIPPKRHDEPLYVLSLSCLVKARPGEIQADAGHVAMQAVETAAKLCLAQSADAMVTAPIHKQAIQQAGYFFQGHTDFLEHLCRKKEPHAKAQMILVDPQSNLRVALATVHTPLKDVSEKLRASGALSTLIESLAMALKKDFGVATPRIAVLGLNPHASDGGVIGREEVEWIQPEIERLREKFKVEGAFAADGFFGARRYKEFDAVLALYHDQGLIPFKMLAFETGVNVTTGLPIVRTSPDHGTALDIAGKGIANPRSFIEATLLACRIAMKRKKFEHVSSLER from the coding sequence ATGCGCATACTTTGGACGCAAGGTGATACAAATGGCATTGGCTCTGAACTGATTCTCAAAGCCTTTGAGGCGCTACGCCAGAGCGAACATCAATTTGTCGTTGTAGGCTCATACTGCATGATGAAATACTACGCCAAGCATTTAGGCTACAATGTGCCGATGCTAGAAATAGAAACGCTACAAGAGATTCCCCCAAAAAGACATGATGAGCCGCTCTATGTCCTAAGTTTGTCTTGTCTTGTCAAAGCGCGCCCTGGAGAAATTCAAGCTGATGCTGGACATGTAGCAATGCAAGCTGTAGAGACTGCAGCAAAACTGTGCCTTGCACAAAGCGCAGATGCAATGGTAACTGCACCTATTCACAAGCAAGCTATTCAGCAAGCGGGTTATTTCTTTCAAGGGCATACGGATTTTCTTGAGCATCTCTGCCGAAAAAAAGAGCCGCATGCTAAAGCGCAAATGATTTTAGTGGACCCTCAAAGCAACTTGCGTGTTGCATTAGCGACGGTGCACACGCCGCTCAAAGATGTGTCAGAGAAACTCCGTGCATCAGGCGCGCTAAGTACATTGATTGAATCGCTGGCAATGGCTTTGAAGAAAGACTTTGGGGTGGCAACCCCACGCATTGCGGTGTTAGGATTAAATCCACATGCCTCGGACGGTGGTGTCATTGGGCGCGAAGAAGTAGAGTGGATTCAGCCTGAGATAGAGCGCTTGAGAGAGAAATTCAAGGTAGAAGGTGCATTTGCAGCCGATGGTTTCTTTGGAGCAAGGCGCTACAAAGAATTTGATGCAGTGCTTGCGCTCTATCACGATCAAGGACTAATTCCATTCAAAATGCTCGCCTTTGAGACTGGCGTGAATGTTACCACAGGATTGCCAATTGTGCGCACATCACCTGACCATGGCACAGCACTTGACATTGCAGGCAAGGGTATTGCTAACCCAAGGAGTTTTATTGAAGCAACATTGTTAGCTTGTAGAATTGCGATGAAGCGCAAAAAGTTTGAACATGTCTCAAGTCTAGAAAGATGA
- the queG gene encoding tRNA epoxyqueuosine(34) reductase QueG — protein MTLAEKIKQRARALGFSAVGISEAKELVEEARRLEAWLEAGMHGEMHYMEENFDKRVNPKKLMPECQSVVSVIANYYTPTKHETPRHSRAHNRAANKNEAYKEEKAQRAEKREKRMLRDKSEPWRGRISIYATRADYHMVLKQKLLELFDYITELVGEVNGRAFVDSAPMLDKAWAARAGLGWIGKHTNLINREIGSYFFIGSLLLDCKLDVDTPMPKNYCGTCTACIDLCPTKAIVAPYQVDARKCISYLTIELKRNFTQEEKTMLGEWLFGCDICQEVCPWTRFSKPTELLEFASKPELEALSEREILEMTKSSFRRIFGETPVFRTGLRRLKRNAEAVQENLSGMKISENEATQP, from the coding sequence ATGACACTTGCAGAGAAGATTAAACAACGTGCGCGTGCCTTAGGCTTTTCAGCGGTTGGCATCAGTGAAGCAAAGGAACTTGTCGAAGAGGCGAGACGATTGGAAGCCTGGCTTGAGGCGGGCATGCACGGCGAAATGCACTACATGGAAGAAAACTTTGACAAGCGCGTCAATCCGAAAAAGTTAATGCCTGAATGTCAAAGCGTAGTTTCTGTTATTGCAAATTACTATACACCTACAAAACACGAAACGCCAAGACACAGCAGAGCACATAACAGAGCAGCTAACAAAAATGAAGCATACAAAGAAGAAAAAGCACAGAGAGCAGAGAAGAGAGAAAAGCGCATGCTGAGGGATAAATCCGAACCGTGGCGTGGGCGCATATCGATTTATGCAACACGCGCTGATTATCACATGGTCTTGAAACAAAAGTTACTTGAACTCTTCGACTATATCACCGAACTGGTGGGTGAAGTCAATGGACGGGCATTCGTGGATTCGGCACCGATGCTCGACAAAGCATGGGCAGCACGTGCAGGCTTAGGCTGGATTGGCAAACATACCAATCTGATTAACCGTGAAATTGGGTCATACTTTTTCATCGGAAGTTTGCTACTCGATTGCAAACTGGATGTAGATACCCCAATGCCAAAAAATTACTGCGGCACCTGCACTGCGTGTATTGACCTTTGCCCCACAAAAGCAATTGTTGCACCTTATCAAGTCGATGCAAGAAAATGTATTTCCTACCTTACAATTGAATTGAAGCGCAACTTTACACAGGAAGAAAAGACAATGTTAGGTGAGTGGCTGTTTGGGTGCGATATTTGTCAGGAAGTTTGTCCATGGACACGATTTTCAAAGCCAACGGAACTCTTAGAATTTGCGTCAAAGCCGGAACTTGAAGCGCTGTCTGAGCGCGAAATTTTAGAAATGACAAAATCAAGTTTCAGACGCATCTTTGGCGAAACACCTGTATTCCGAACGGGGCTGCGTCGACTAAAACGCAATGCCGAGGCAGTCCAAGAGAATCTCAGCGGTATGAAAATCTCAGAAAATGAGGCAACCCAACCATAA
- a CDS encoding cell division protein FtsX: MNVSYILKESFSGFQRAKLSTVVSILTIAVALVLAGVFLILAQSATRVLEEIRSRVEVEFFLSESVSMADAKAIADEMSKSAAVAKVSYISKEDAAKIFEQEFGEKIEQILGMNPLPQSIKVNLKPAYATLDSLERFAHVASQYQGILEARYNRELLTSVDSNARMLFLITAGLGVLISLASMALVSNTIRLAIYSKREIIRTMKLVGATFNFIRMPFLLEGIFQGAVGGALSTALLALLMLLLSRISPEIYSTLKPASLPLYVTLIMAGATLGFLGSFFAVRKFIDE; this comes from the coding sequence ATGAATGTGTCATACATTCTCAAAGAAAGTTTTTCAGGCTTTCAGAGGGCAAAACTCTCTACAGTGGTCTCGATTCTGACGATTGCTGTAGCGCTGGTGCTTGCAGGTGTATTTTTGATTTTAGCACAGAGTGCCACACGTGTGCTCGAAGAAATTCGCAGCCGTGTAGAAGTCGAGTTTTTTCTTAGCGAATCGGTCTCAATGGCTGATGCAAAAGCTATCGCTGATGAGATGAGCAAAAGTGCAGCCGTCGCCAAAGTCAGCTACATTTCCAAAGAAGATGCAGCAAAGATCTTTGAGCAAGAGTTTGGCGAGAAAATTGAACAGATTTTGGGCATGAATCCGCTCCCACAGTCTATCAAAGTTAATCTCAAACCGGCATATGCGACGCTCGATAGTCTGGAGAGATTTGCGCATGTAGCATCGCAATATCAAGGCATTTTAGAGGCACGATACAATAGGGAATTGCTCACAAGCGTCGATAGTAATGCGCGTATGTTGTTTCTCATAACAGCAGGATTAGGGGTGCTGATTTCACTGGCTTCTATGGCGCTTGTCTCCAACACGATACGCTTAGCCATATACAGTAAGCGCGAAATCATTCGCACCATGAAACTTGTCGGCGCAACTTTCAATTTCATCAGAATGCCATTTCTCTTGGAAGGTATTTTTCAAGGTGCCGTAGGTGGTGCACTCTCAACCGCGCTGCTGGCGCTCCTGATGCTGCTGCTCTCAAGGATTTCACCAGAAATTTACTCTACGCTTAAACCCGCATCGCTGCCGCTTTATGTAACCTTAATCATGGCAGGGGCAACTTTAGGCTTCTTAGGAAGTTTCTTTGCGGTGCGCAAGTTTATCGACGAATGA
- the lepB gene encoding signal peptidase I — MLNGQKATNQPVKKSKSREWIEALIFAGIAAFILRSFVIEAYRIPTGSMEDTLLAGDFLLVNKFIYGAVVPFTDYRLPGFKEVEQGDIVVFKYPRDKDVNYIKRCVATAGKTIEIKDRKVFVDGAEFALPPEGKFLSTQPMPAGQAEMNIFPLYSSFNKDNFGPLHIPKKGEKITLTPENFQTYKFVLEYEGHTASIMGRQVYVDGKPTNEYEIKQDYYFMMGDNRDNSLDSRYWGFVPHSHIVGSALIIYWSWDPDMSFFQLWDKLASIRWTRIGRLVH; from the coding sequence ATTCTCAATGGACAAAAAGCAACCAACCAACCTGTAAAGAAAAGCAAGTCACGTGAATGGATTGAAGCGCTCATCTTTGCAGGTATCGCAGCCTTTATCCTGCGCTCATTTGTCATTGAGGCTTACCGCATTCCAACCGGCTCAATGGAAGACACCTTGCTGGCTGGTGATTTTCTTCTGGTCAATAAATTCATTTATGGTGCAGTTGTGCCGTTTACAGACTACCGCCTGCCAGGCTTCAAGGAAGTCGAGCAAGGTGATATTGTGGTCTTTAAGTATCCACGCGATAAAGACGTCAACTACATCAAGCGCTGCGTGGCAACCGCTGGCAAAACTATTGAAATCAAAGACCGCAAAGTCTTTGTGGATGGTGCAGAGTTTGCTTTGCCGCCTGAAGGAAAGTTTCTCTCCACACAACCTATGCCAGCAGGACAAGCCGAAATGAACATCTTTCCGCTGTATTCCTCTTTTAATAAGGATAACTTTGGACCGCTGCACATTCCTAAGAAAGGCGAAAAGATTACACTCACACCAGAGAACTTCCAGACATACAAGTTCGTCTTGGAGTATGAAGGACACACTGCCTCAATCATGGGCAGACAAGTCTATGTAGATGGCAAGCCCACAAATGAATATGAGATTAAACAAGATTACTACTTCATGATGGGCGACAATCGAGACAACAGTTTAGACAGCCGATACTGGGGTTTTGTGCCACACTCACATATCGTGGGCTCTGCACTCATTATTTATTGGTCGTGGGACCCCGATATGAGTTTCTTCCAGCTGTGGGATAAACTGGCTTCAATTCGCTGGACGCGTATCGGGAGGCTAGTTCATTAA